Proteins found in one Paenibacillus sp. FSL R10-2782 genomic segment:
- a CDS encoding ABC transporter permease, with amino-acid sequence MSWLTLGELIHTTLVFATAIIFASLGGVFSEKSGVTNLGLEGLMVFGAFAAGVGGFYAEQAGLGGTSAAWVGVLSAAVFGILVSLIHAVASITFKADQVISGIVINFLAAGSTLYMVKLLFEGDGDTGRIQGFSEISIPYLVDIPVLGNAFFQAYPTTYLAILLVIIGYFTLYKTPFGLRLRSVGEHPGAADTVGIKVNRLRYIGVMISGALAGIGGATITLTTTNMFSHNTVSGQGYIAIAAMIFGKWNPLGAFGAAVFFGFSQAIRNYVQLFAWSQSIPQEIIFMLPYLLTIIVLVAAVGRSRAPAALGQLYDPSKR; translated from the coding sequence ATGAGTTGGTTAACACTTGGTGAATTAATCCATACAACGCTCGTTTTTGCGACGGCGATTATATTTGCGTCTCTCGGCGGAGTTTTTTCAGAAAAATCCGGTGTAACGAACCTCGGCCTGGAAGGTCTTATGGTGTTCGGGGCGTTTGCGGCGGGTGTAGGCGGATTTTATGCGGAACAAGCAGGGCTGGGGGGGACCTCTGCCGCTTGGGTAGGTGTGTTGTCGGCGGCTGTATTCGGCATTCTGGTTTCGCTGATTCATGCTGTAGCCTCGATTACGTTTAAAGCCGATCAGGTCATTAGCGGAATTGTTATTAACTTTTTGGCGGCAGGCAGTACGCTATACATGGTTAAGCTTTTATTTGAGGGTGATGGCGATACTGGGCGAATTCAGGGTTTTAGCGAAATATCAATTCCCTATCTAGTAGATATTCCGGTTTTAGGAAATGCTTTTTTCCAAGCTTATCCAACGACCTATTTGGCTATACTATTAGTCATTATTGGATATTTCACTTTGTATAAAACGCCGTTTGGCTTGCGTCTACGTTCTGTCGGAGAGCATCCGGGGGCTGCGGATACCGTCGGTATCAAGGTGAACAGGCTGCGTTATATTGGGGTCATGATCAGCGGTGCGTTGGCTGGTATTGGTGGTGCCACGATTACGTTGACGACGACAAATATGTTTTCGCATAATACGGTATCCGGCCAAGGTTATATTGCCATTGCCGCTATGATTTTCGGAAAATGGAACCCGCTCGGCGCTTTTGGCGCAGCTGTGTTTTTTGGCTTTTCTCAGGCCATTCGCAACTATGTGCAGTTGTTCGCATGGTCGCAAAGTATTCCCCAGGAAATTATTTTTATGCTGCCGTATCTCCTGACGATTATTGTACTGGTAGCGGCTGTAGGACGTTCACGTGCACCGGCTGCTTTGGGTCAGCTCTATGATCCAAGCAAGCGCTAA
- a CDS encoding GNAT family N-acetyltransferase has protein sequence MIRKRSAQDDRMILRLIEQELVPLSHLGAQEIDQIRKELPRRLNRGITFVACRPDNAQPVGFIHVMLHGELLYIDLIAISSSHQGQRYGKKLLEHAEQYGRLRRCKRAKVMVDEVNIRGIRFYLRNHYQMLRYVSLSRCHELEKTL, from the coding sequence ATGATCCGCAAACGCAGCGCCCAAGATGACAGAATGATCCTTCGTCTGATCGAGCAAGAACTTGTCCCCCTGTCACATTTAGGTGCACAAGAAATAGATCAAATCCGTAAAGAATTACCCCGGCGCTTAAACCGGGGCATCACTTTTGTCGCTTGCAGGCCCGATAATGCACAGCCTGTCGGCTTCATTCATGTCATGCTGCATGGAGAGCTGCTGTACATTGATTTGATCGCAATCTCTTCGTCTCATCAAGGCCAGCGCTACGGAAAAAAACTGCTGGAGCATGCCGAACAATACGGGCGACTACGACGCTGCAAGCGGGCAAAAGTCATGGTAGATGAAGTCAATATCCGTGGAATCCGCTTTTATCTGCGTAACCATTACCAAATGCTACGATACGTCTCCCTGAGTCGATGCCATGAACTTGAAAAAACACTGTGA
- the ilvB gene encoding biosynthetic-type acetolactate synthase large subunit, which produces MSAQIPEVRSTNELREKWMKPEVITGSEILLRSLLLEGVDCVFGYPGGAVLYIYDAMYGFEDFKHVLTRHEQGAIHAADGYARASGKVGVCIATSGPGATNLVTGIATAFMDSVPLVVITGNVISSLIGTDAFQEADITGITMPITKHSYLVRDVEDLPRIIHEAFHIANTGRKGPVLIDIPKDISAAQTLFVPQTGPVTMRGYNPKVLPNKIQLDKLTHAISEAKRPFILAGGGVVYSGGHEALYEFVRKTEIPITTTLLGLGGFPSGHELWTGMPGMHGTYTSNQAIQQSDLLICIGARFDDRVTGKLDGFAPHAKIVHIDIDPAEIGKNVPTDIPIVGDVKAVLELLNQDVKRANRADAWRAQIQQWKNEKPYSYKDSDTVLKPQWVVELLDETTKGGAIVTTDVGQHQMWAAQYYKFNQPRSWVTSGGLGTMGFGFPSAIGAQMANPDRLVISINGDGGMQMCSQELAICAINNIPVKIVIINNQVLGMVRQWQELIYDNRYSHIDLAGSPDFVKLAEAYGVKGLRATNKEEARRAWQEALDTPGPVVVEFVVSKEENVYPMVTQGSTIDQMLMGDE; this is translated from the coding sequence ATGAGTGCACAAATTCCTGAAGTTCGGTCAACCAATGAATTACGCGAAAAGTGGATGAAACCTGAAGTGATTACAGGTTCGGAAATTTTGCTCCGTAGCCTGTTGCTGGAGGGAGTAGATTGTGTCTTCGGATACCCCGGTGGTGCAGTGCTTTACATTTATGATGCCATGTATGGCTTTGAGGATTTCAAGCATGTCCTCACCCGTCACGAGCAGGGAGCCATTCATGCGGCAGATGGTTACGCACGTGCCAGTGGTAAAGTCGGCGTCTGTATCGCGACTTCCGGACCTGGAGCAACAAACCTGGTAACCGGCATTGCGACGGCTTTTATGGATTCGGTGCCGTTAGTGGTCATCACAGGCAACGTTATATCCTCCCTGATCGGCACAGACGCTTTTCAGGAAGCTGATATCACGGGAATCACGATGCCGATTACGAAGCACAGCTATCTGGTAAGAGATGTAGAGGATCTGCCGCGAATCATTCATGAGGCGTTCCATATTGCCAACACGGGCCGCAAGGGTCCGGTACTGATTGATATTCCGAAGGATATATCGGCAGCCCAAACGCTGTTTGTTCCACAAACGGGACCTGTGACCATGCGAGGTTATAACCCGAAGGTATTGCCAAACAAAATTCAGCTAGACAAGCTGACTCACGCTATTTCTGAAGCGAAACGCCCATTTATTCTGGCAGGTGGCGGGGTTGTTTACTCCGGTGGGCATGAGGCACTTTACGAGTTTGTTCGCAAAACGGAAATTCCGATTACAACAACATTGCTGGGATTGGGAGGTTTCCCAAGTGGTCATGAACTGTGGACAGGAATGCCGGGGATGCACGGAACGTACACCTCCAATCAGGCGATTCAACAGTCGGATTTGCTAATCTGTATCGGTGCCCGCTTTGATGACCGGGTGACAGGCAAGCTGGACGGCTTTGCTCCTCACGCCAAAATTGTCCATATTGATATCGATCCTGCCGAAATCGGCAAAAACGTACCGACAGATATTCCGATTGTAGGCGATGTGAAAGCGGTACTGGAGTTGCTGAATCAGGATGTGAAACGCGCGAATCGAGCGGATGCATGGAGAGCGCAAATTCAACAATGGAAAAATGAGAAGCCTTATTCTTATAAGGATTCGGATACAGTGCTTAAGCCACAATGGGTTGTCGAGCTGCTGGATGAAACGACCAAAGGCGGCGCAATCGTGACAACGGACGTGGGTCAGCATCAAATGTGGGCAGCGCAGTATTATAAATTCAATCAGCCGCGCTCATGGGTAACATCCGGTGGGCTAGGTACGATGGGATTTGGTTTCCCTTCCGCGATTGGCGCTCAGATGGCGAATCCCGACAGACTGGTTATCTCGATTAACGGAGACGGCGGCATGCAGATGTGTTCGCAGGAGCTGGCCATTTGTGCAATCAATAACATCCCGGTCAAAATCGTAATCATCAACAATCAGGTGCTGGGGATGGTTCGACAATGGCAGGAATTGATCTATGACAATCGCTATAGCCATATTGATCTGGCCGGAAGCCCAGATTTTGTGAAGCTGGCTGAGGCATACGGCGTAAAAGGACTGCGTGCTACGAATAAGGAAGAGGCACGTCGGGCTTGGCAGGAGGCGCTTGATACACCCGGACCGGTCGTTGTCGAGTTTGTGGTCAGCAAGGAAGAGAATGTATATCCAATGGTGACGCAAGGTTCGACGATTGATCAAATGCTGATGGGGGACGAGTAA
- the ilvN gene encoding acetolactate synthase small subunit has product MTTKNTIAVLVNDHPGVLQRVSGLFGRRGFNIESITVGQSEEVGLSRMVIVTIGDKNNLEQIEKQLYKLVDVIKVIDLSSKPMVARELAMIKVKAEPPQRPEIMGVVETFRAAVVDVGTTSLIVQVIGDTEKIDAMIELLKPYGIRELTRTGVTAMIRGNA; this is encoded by the coding sequence ATGACGACTAAAAATACCATTGCTGTACTGGTAAATGATCATCCCGGCGTTTTGCAGCGTGTGTCCGGCCTGTTCGGTCGCCGTGGCTTTAACATTGAGAGCATTACCGTGGGTCAATCGGAGGAAGTTGGATTATCCCGTATGGTCATTGTGACCATAGGAGATAAGAACAATCTGGAGCAGATCGAGAAGCAGCTTTACAAGCTGGTTGATGTAATCAAGGTTATTGATCTTAGCTCCAAGCCAATGGTCGCACGGGAGCTGGCGATGATTAAGGTGAAAGCAGAACCGCCTCAGCGGCCAGAAATTATGGGTGTCGTGGAAACGTTCAGAGCAGCCGTAGTTGATGTTGGAACGACGAGCTTGATTGTTCAGGTCATTGGCGATACCGAAAAAATTGATGCCATGATCGAGTTGTTGAAGCCTTACGGTATTCGTGAGCTGACCCGAACCGGGGTTACGGCCATGATACGTGGCAATGCTTAA
- the ilvC gene encoding ketol-acid reductoisomerase: protein MAVTTYYEKDAELSVLKGKTVAVIGYGSQGHAQAQNLRDSGLNVVIGLREGKSADVARNDGFEVLNVADATSRADVVQILLPDETQASVYKNEIEPNLKKGAALLFSHGFNVHFGQIVAPKDSDVLLVAPKSPGHMVRRTYVEGFGVPGLIAIEQDATGQAKEIGLAYAKGIGCTRAGVIETSFREETETDLFGEQAVLCGGVSALVKAGFETLTEAGYAPEMAYFECLHELKLIVDLMYEGGLATMRDSISNTAEYGDYVTGPRIVTEDTKKAMKDVLTDIQQGKFARDFILENQSGRAFLTATRRNEANHPIEVVGGQLREMMHWIKK, encoded by the coding sequence ATGGCAGTTACAACGTACTACGAAAAAGATGCAGAGCTCAGCGTATTGAAAGGAAAAACAGTTGCCGTTATCGGTTACGGTAGCCAAGGACATGCTCAAGCACAAAACTTGCGTGACAGTGGTCTAAATGTTGTTATCGGTTTGCGTGAAGGCAAATCGGCAGATGTTGCAAGAAACGACGGTTTTGAAGTTCTGAACGTGGCTGATGCAACAAGCCGTGCAGATGTGGTTCAAATTTTGTTGCCGGATGAAACACAAGCTTCTGTATACAAAAATGAAATTGAACCTAACCTGAAAAAAGGAGCAGCTCTTTTATTCTCCCATGGTTTCAATGTTCATTTCGGACAAATCGTTGCTCCTAAAGATAGCGATGTACTGCTGGTTGCTCCAAAATCTCCAGGTCATATGGTACGTCGTACCTATGTAGAAGGCTTTGGCGTACCGGGTCTGATTGCAATCGAGCAGGATGCAACGGGTCAAGCGAAAGAAATCGGTCTTGCTTATGCCAAGGGTATTGGCTGTACACGTGCGGGCGTGATCGAAACCTCCTTCCGTGAAGAAACGGAAACAGATCTGTTCGGTGAGCAGGCGGTATTGTGTGGTGGCGTGAGCGCACTCGTAAAAGCGGGTTTTGAAACGTTGACTGAAGCAGGATATGCTCCTGAGATGGCTTACTTCGAATGCTTGCATGAGCTTAAGCTGATCGTTGACCTGATGTATGAAGGCGGTTTGGCAACAATGCGCGATTCCATCAGTAACACAGCGGAATATGGCGACTATGTAACTGGACCACGTATCGTAACAGAAGATACGAAGAAAGCAATGAAAGACGTATTGACTGACATTCAACAAGGTAAATTTGCTCGTGACTTCATCCTTGAAAATCAATCCGGACGTGCATTCCTGACGGCTACTCGCCGTAATGAAGCTAACCATCCGATTGAAGTGGTGGGCGGACAATTGCGCGAAATGATGCACTGGATCAAAAAATAA
- a CDS encoding 2-isopropylmalate synthase, with protein MRKIYIFDTTLRDGEQSPGVNLNTREKVEIAHQLEKLGIDRMEAGFPAASPGDLASVNAVAKAVKNSTVIGLSRAREQDIDAVREALKGAQDPCIHIFLATSPIHRQYKLRMEKAQVLETARSAIRYGLKYLPKVEFSLEDAGRTELDFVVEMVTMAVQEGVSVVNIPDTVGYLTPYEYGNIFKHVKENVVGVEKIQLSAHCHNDLGMATANTLAAILNGADQIEGTINGIGERAGNTAIEEIAMALETRQEFFQAKTSLQLSEIARTSRMVSRLTGMVVPGNKAIVGANAFAHESGIHQDGMLKEKTTYEIMTPESIGLKESKLVLGKHSGRHAFRERLIELGYELSEEELNRSFGQFKDLADRKKEVSDDDILALLEEKLADSPEVFKLETIFVTYGNEATPSAKVRLVTDDGQVIETEAEGNGSVDAIYNAIDQASSETVVLSDYSIKSVTQGKDALGEVHVVLTQNDLSVQGRGVSTDILEASARAYVDALNGLIDKRKTYSNRVDYKS; from the coding sequence TTGCGCAAAATATATATATTTGACACAACGTTGAGAGACGGAGAACAGTCACCTGGTGTGAACTTGAATACCCGTGAGAAAGTAGAGATTGCCCATCAGTTGGAAAAATTAGGTATTGACCGTATGGAAGCTGGATTCCCGGCTGCTTCACCGGGGGACTTGGCCTCTGTTAATGCGGTTGCCAAGGCTGTCAAAAATTCAACGGTTATTGGTCTTTCACGAGCGAGGGAACAGGATATTGATGCAGTCCGCGAGGCACTTAAGGGAGCTCAGGACCCATGTATCCATATCTTTCTGGCAACCTCCCCCATTCACCGTCAGTATAAGCTGCGGATGGAGAAGGCACAGGTATTGGAAACCGCTCGTTCAGCCATTCGTTATGGGTTAAAATATTTGCCCAAGGTAGAGTTTTCCCTGGAGGATGCAGGTCGTACGGAGCTTGATTTTGTGGTGGAAATGGTCACCATGGCTGTACAGGAAGGTGTGTCTGTCGTCAATATTCCGGATACCGTGGGTTACTTGACACCTTATGAATACGGCAACATTTTCAAGCATGTTAAGGAGAATGTAGTTGGTGTGGAAAAGATTCAATTGAGCGCACATTGCCACAACGACCTGGGAATGGCTACGGCCAATACGCTGGCTGCGATCCTGAACGGGGCGGATCAGATTGAGGGCACCATTAACGGTATCGGTGAACGCGCCGGAAATACCGCCATTGAGGAAATCGCGATGGCGCTGGAGACGAGACAGGAATTTTTCCAGGCCAAAACGTCTCTGCAACTGTCCGAGATTGCACGTACGAGCCGTATGGTCAGCCGTCTGACGGGTATGGTCGTGCCGGGCAACAAGGCGATTGTTGGAGCGAATGCTTTTGCGCATGAATCGGGTATTCATCAGGATGGCATGTTGAAGGAAAAAACGACCTATGAAATCATGACGCCGGAAAGTATTGGTCTGAAGGAAAGCAAGCTGGTACTGGGCAAGCATTCCGGTCGCCATGCTTTCCGCGAACGCTTGATCGAGCTGGGCTACGAATTGAGCGAAGAGGAGCTGAACCGCTCCTTCGGACAGTTCAAGGATTTGGCTGACAGGAAGAAAGAAGTATCGGATGATGATATCCTGGCGCTGCTGGAAGAAAAACTGGCCGATTCACCAGAAGTTTTCAAGCTGGAAACGATTTTTGTAACCTATGGCAACGAGGCTACACCTTCCGCCAAGGTACGTCTGGTTACAGACGATGGTCAGGTTATTGAGACGGAAGCTGAAGGGAACGGTTCGGTCGATGCGATTTACAATGCGATTGACCAAGCCAGCAGCGAGACAGTCGTTCTTTCGGATTACTCGATCAAGTCTGTTACCCAAGGTAAGGATGCTCTGGGTGAAGTGCATGTCGTGTTGACCCAAAACGATCTATCTGTACAGGGACGTGGGGTAAGCACTGACATTCTGGAAGCAAGCGCCCGTGCTTATGTGGATGCATTAAATGGCTTGATCGACAAGCGTAAAACCTACAGCAATCGTGTAGATTACAAGTCCTAA
- the leuB gene encoding 3-isopropylmalate dehydrogenase — protein MADVKKIAVIAGDGIGPEVVAEAEKILKRTEEVFGHSFETEHALFGGIAIDEKGTPLPQETLAVCQSADAVLLGAVGGPKWDNNPKELRPETGLLGIRKELGLFSNLRPAVVFDCLKDASTLKPEVLEGTDLIVVRELTGGIYFGEKFRRESPQGEEAVDTCAYNVTEVERIVRQSFEIAQKRRKKLASVDKANVLETSRLWREVVNRVAVDYPDVELEHVLVDNCAMQLLRRPSSFDVIVTENMFGDILSDEAAMLTGSIGMLSSASLGEGSFGLYEPVHGSAPDIAGQGLANPIATILSVALMFRMTFGYEKAADAIEKAVAEVLDAGHRTADIAVDKSKAISTTRMGDLIAAAIR, from the coding sequence ATGGCAGACGTGAAAAAGATTGCGGTAATAGCTGGGGACGGAATTGGACCGGAAGTGGTGGCTGAGGCAGAGAAAATTTTGAAGCGTACGGAGGAAGTGTTTGGCCATTCTTTTGAAACGGAGCATGCACTGTTCGGTGGAATTGCGATTGATGAGAAGGGTACACCGTTGCCCCAAGAAACGCTGGCTGTCTGCCAATCTGCAGATGCCGTACTGTTGGGAGCCGTAGGTGGTCCCAAGTGGGATAATAATCCGAAGGAGCTTCGCCCTGAAACAGGACTGCTAGGTATACGCAAAGAGCTGGGCCTGTTCTCGAATCTTCGTCCGGCTGTCGTCTTCGACTGTCTCAAGGACGCTTCGACACTGAAGCCTGAAGTGCTGGAAGGAACGGATCTGATCGTTGTGCGCGAGCTGACAGGCGGCATTTACTTCGGTGAGAAGTTCAGACGTGAAAGTCCTCAGGGTGAGGAAGCTGTCGATACATGCGCATATAATGTAACGGAAGTGGAGCGCATTGTTCGCCAATCTTTCGAAATTGCACAAAAGCGTCGCAAAAAGCTCGCATCGGTGGACAAGGCCAACGTGCTGGAAACTTCCCGTTTGTGGCGTGAAGTGGTTAACCGGGTCGCAGTAGACTATCCGGATGTTGAGCTGGAGCATGTGCTGGTTGATAACTGCGCAATGCAATTGCTGCGTCGGCCGTCCAGCTTTGACGTCATCGTGACGGAAAATATGTTCGGCGATATCCTTAGTGACGAAGCGGCTATGCTGACCGGGTCCATCGGTATGCTGTCCTCCGCTTCTCTCGGGGAAGGCAGCTTCGGTCTGTACGAGCCGGTACACGGCTCGGCACCTGACATTGCAGGTCAAGGACTGGCCAATCCGATTGCTACGATCCTGTCCGTTGCTTTAATGTTCCGAATGACTTTCGGATATGAGAAAGCTGCTGATGCCATTGAGAAGGCGGTAGCTGAGGTACTGGATGCTGGACATCGTACAGCCGATATCGCGGTAGATAAATCCAAGGCTATCTCGACAACTCGTATGGGTGATCTGATCGCAGCAGCTATTCGATAA
- a CDS encoding peroxiredoxin, whose product MAERLVGRPAPDFALETVTGDGQEFGSVKLSDYRGKWLVFFFYPLDFTFVCPTEITALSDAADQFKELDTEILGISVDSVHSHKAWINTAKENNGLGKLNFPLASDITKKTASDYGVLIEEEGVALRGLFIIDPEGELKYQVVNHNDVGRSVEETLRVLQALQSGGLCAMNWKPGDKNL is encoded by the coding sequence ATGGCAGAAAGATTGGTAGGAAGACCCGCACCTGATTTTGCATTGGAAACAGTGACTGGGGACGGTCAAGAATTTGGTTCGGTGAAGCTTTCCGATTACCGTGGCAAATGGCTCGTATTCTTTTTCTATCCACTGGATTTCACTTTTGTGTGCCCAACAGAAATCACAGCATTGAGCGATGCTGCTGACCAATTTAAAGAGCTGGATACTGAAATTCTGGGTATCAGTGTAGACTCTGTACACAGCCACAAAGCATGGATCAATACAGCTAAAGAAAACAACGGATTGGGCAAACTGAACTTCCCGTTGGCTTCTGATATCACGAAAAAAACAGCAAGCGATTATGGCGTTCTGATCGAAGAAGAAGGAGTTGCATTGCGCGGCTTGTTCATCATTGATCCTGAAGGAGAATTGAAATACCAAGTGGTTAACCACAACGACGTAGGTCGTAGTGTAGAAGAAACATTGCGTGTACTGCAAGCTTTGCAATCTGGCGGCTTGTGCGCAATGAACTGGAAACCAGGCGACAAAAACCTGTAA
- a CDS encoding ATP-binding protein has translation MISEFQEALLDTVGACPPTQIANNKYENVLENLDSGIMLFDSDGVLTFINVQMAKLLELPRSSLAGRNLMQILHHPELSRFKKKKIMRIYKETIFHRKRYHELIDEYGRHWLITVTYGDQMDGDFLFSVKDVSDYKQIEQTAYQNDKLAMLGRISASIAHEIRNPLTAIRGFIQLLRPHLVELGRDEYARIILTEIDRANDIIYEFLNSSKPSAPQKTAVPVMGLLKEVVMLTESEALMKGCQIALDENSTLMKVSIDVKQIKQVILNMIKNAMDAIEGIREDREGCIDIHTVLEGSYVHICIEDNGLGMDHNTLSRLFDPFFTTKESGTGLGLAVSYRIIKNHGGFIHVDSTHGKGTQFKITLPVV, from the coding sequence ATGATCAGTGAATTCCAAGAAGCCTTGCTTGATACCGTGGGAGCTTGCCCTCCCACACAGATCGCCAATAACAAGTATGAAAATGTGCTGGAGAACCTGGATAGTGGTATCATGCTGTTTGACAGTGACGGGGTACTGACCTTTATTAACGTGCAAATGGCCAAACTGCTGGAACTGCCACGTAGTTCGCTGGCAGGTCGCAACTTGATGCAAATTTTGCATCATCCCGAGTTAAGCCGATTTAAGAAGAAGAAAATTATGCGGATATACAAAGAGACCATCTTTCATAGAAAGCGCTATCATGAATTGATTGATGAGTATGGTCGGCATTGGTTGATTACGGTGACCTATGGGGATCAGATGGATGGCGATTTTTTGTTCAGTGTCAAGGATGTGTCGGATTATAAGCAAATTGAACAGACGGCGTATCAAAATGACAAGCTTGCGATGTTAGGACGCATTTCCGCCTCGATTGCTCATGAAATCCGTAACCCGCTTACTGCCATTCGGGGCTTTATTCAATTACTGCGGCCGCATCTGGTGGAACTGGGAAGAGATGAGTATGCTCGTATAATTTTGACAGAGATAGATCGCGCGAACGACATTATTTATGAGTTTCTGAATTCGTCCAAGCCTTCAGCTCCGCAAAAAACGGCTGTACCTGTGATGGGTCTGTTGAAAGAGGTTGTGATGCTGACCGAAAGCGAGGCGCTGATGAAGGGGTGCCAGATCGCACTGGATGAAAATAGCACGCTCATGAAGGTTTCCATTGATGTAAAGCAGATTAAGCAGGTCATTCTCAATATGATCAAAAATGCAATGGATGCCATCGAGGGGATCAGAGAGGACCGTGAAGGATGCATTGATATCCATACGGTGCTGGAGGGCTCGTATGTCCATATTTGCATTGAAGATAATGGTTTGGGGATGGATCACAATACATTATCACGTTTATTTGATCCATTTTTTACAACAAAAGAAAGCGGTACCGGCTTGGGACTGGCAGTGAGCTACCGGATCATCAAAAATCACGGAGGCTTTATTCATGTAGACAGTACACATGGAAAGGGGACACAGTTTAAAATCACGCTTCCTGTAGTTTAG